A single window of Pseudarthrobacter psychrotolerans DNA harbors:
- a CDS encoding RraA family protein, whose product MNGTVRLTQTLDAELVSRLQSVSFPTIGHFLEEGFLDPGIRSMLPNVHLVGRAVTVRIASADAFATNRALALLEPGDVLVIETGHDATHAPVGAVTACAAQCAGAAGIVVDGVVTDIVELRSAGLPVFARGTSVLTAKRKLDANSAVNVPVLCGGVMVNPGDVVMADDNGVLVLSPEEAAAIVDLGLSTDRAEPDILRRLRSGEAIGTVLPGGME is encoded by the coding sequence ATGAACGGCACAGTTCGTCTGACCCAGACCCTAGATGCTGAGCTGGTCAGCCGGCTTCAGTCCGTGAGCTTTCCCACCATCGGGCATTTCCTGGAGGAAGGGTTCCTCGACCCGGGCATCCGTTCGATGCTCCCTAACGTCCACCTTGTTGGCCGGGCCGTGACCGTTCGAATTGCCTCCGCGGATGCCTTCGCCACGAACCGGGCGCTGGCGCTTCTTGAACCTGGCGATGTTCTTGTCATCGAAACAGGGCATGACGCCACTCATGCACCTGTGGGTGCTGTCACCGCGTGTGCAGCCCAGTGCGCCGGTGCCGCGGGGATCGTCGTGGACGGGGTGGTGACCGACATCGTGGAACTCCGGAGCGCGGGGCTTCCGGTGTTCGCCCGCGGAACCAGTGTCCTCACTGCTAAGCGCAAGCTCGATGCCAACAGTGCGGTAAATGTTCCTGTGCTGTGTGGCGGGGTGATGGTGAACCCCGGCGACGTCGTGATGGCCGACGACAACGGTGTCCTGGTTCTGTCGCCCGAAGAGGCCGCCGCCATTGTTGACCTGGGCTTGTCAACGGACCGTGCTGAGCCGGACATCCTGCGACGCCTGCGTTCGGGAGAGGCCATCGGCACGGTTCTTCCCGGCGGCATGGAATAA
- a CDS encoding RidA family protein produces MAASVGPFSQAVVAGGFVFTTGQIPLIAGTDHRPADFEGKVRQVLANLQTVLEGAGSSLDHVVNATVYISDQSQDEEYRRIYADVFGSRAPALTSICVGIWDFSFEIQCIAVMKEGSSS; encoded by the coding sequence ATGGCTGCATCGGTGGGACCGTTCTCCCAAGCTGTGGTTGCAGGGGGATTCGTCTTCACCACAGGCCAGATTCCACTGATCGCCGGAACGGACCATCGGCCGGCGGACTTTGAAGGGAAGGTCCGCCAGGTGCTGGCCAATCTCCAAACCGTACTTGAGGGGGCAGGCTCCAGCCTTGACCACGTTGTCAACGCGACCGTGTACATATCCGACCAGAGCCAGGACGAGGAGTACCGCCGCATCTATGCAGACGTTTTCGGTTCCCGTGCACCTGCACTCACATCCATCTGCGTGGGGATCTGGGATTTCTCCTTCGAGATTCAGTGCATAGCTGTCATGAAGGAAGGCAGCAGCTCATGA
- a CDS encoding RidA family protein produces the protein MIRRIGTLDGVNARSSPAPRAVVANGLVFTSGQVPLRSVPEDESRNFADDVRLALANLSATLEESGSSLKHVLKITTFLTDPRLAEYNEIYADIFGENLPARTTVMVSESDYSIEIHCIAAVADGQKPPLIRRIANAPGMAPVLGPYSQAVVANGMVFTSGQIPARTSMQDQPEDFAGKVRQTLTNLEAILLEAGSDLAHVAKVTTYLTDPEQLAEYNGVYAEAFGSTLPARTSCCVGIWDIALEIECIAFVTDGPPHGLLTDDPKLVSATQEAVQAC, from the coding sequence GGACGGCGTCAACGCCCGCTCCAGTCCAGCCCCTCGGGCGGTCGTGGCCAATGGCCTGGTATTTACCTCGGGACAGGTACCGCTGCGCTCAGTCCCTGAAGACGAGAGCCGGAACTTCGCTGACGACGTTCGCCTGGCGCTGGCAAACCTCTCTGCGACTCTCGAAGAGTCTGGGTCCAGCCTGAAACATGTACTGAAAATAACGACGTTCCTCACGGATCCACGGCTGGCCGAATACAACGAGATCTACGCGGACATCTTCGGTGAGAACCTTCCTGCCAGGACGACCGTTATGGTGTCCGAAAGCGACTACAGCATCGAAATCCATTGCATAGCGGCGGTGGCGGACGGCCAAAAGCCACCGCTTATTCGACGCATCGCCAACGCGCCCGGAATGGCTCCGGTCCTCGGACCCTATTCCCAGGCCGTCGTTGCAAACGGAATGGTCTTTACGTCAGGCCAGATCCCGGCCCGGACCAGCATGCAGGACCAGCCGGAGGACTTCGCCGGAAAAGTCCGCCAGACCCTGACCAACCTGGAAGCCATCCTCCTTGAAGCGGGCTCCGATCTCGCCCACGTCGCGAAGGTCACCACCTACTTGACGGACCCGGAGCAGTTGGCTGAATACAACGGGGTGTACGCCGAGGCTTTCGGGTCAACGTTGCCGGCCCGCACTTCATGCTGCGTTGGCATCTGGGACATAGCGCTGGAAATCGAATGCATTGCGTTCGTGACGGACGGACCGCCCCACGGCCTATTGACGGACGACCCGAAATTGGTCTCAGCTACCCAGGAAGCGGTGCAGGCATGCTGA